Proteins from a single region of Pyrus communis chromosome 6, drPyrComm1.1, whole genome shotgun sequence:
- the LOC137736300 gene encoding uncharacterized protein: MPVFCYIRVDWFFYHGSFVEMFSSQSVTFEDHKADFDSDNCSMDTSEESILDEYEGSDVEIDGPELEDAIKQSSDNDNARQLTVSELEEDQKADSDLDDSSLDTWEESIVDEYDGSDFELDEPELEDSIENLESISGSDLDGRDRDSMESWTESESLSADSSSSNQLLVKAKEEKLPRQKPVVKGKAKVKEKAVLGDVFAKYGSREAALASKGDS; encoded by the exons ATGCCGGTTTTCTGTTACATACGAGTTGATTGGTTTTTCTATCATGGCAGTTTCGTTGAGATGTTTTCTTCGCAGAGTGTTACATTTG AAGATCATAAAGCTGATTTTGACTCGGACAATTGTTCCATGGACACATCGGAGGAGTCTATCCTTGATGAATATGAGGGCTCTGATGTTGAGATTGATGGACCAGAACTGGAAGACGCCATAAAACAATCATCGGATAACGATAATGCCCGTCAACTAACTGTTTCTGAATTGGAAGAAGATCAGAAAGCTGATTCTGACTTGGATGATTCTTCCCTGGACACATGGGAGGAGAGCATAGTTGATGAATACGACGGCTCTGATTTTGAACTCGATGAACCAGAACTGGAAGATTCCATAGAGAATCTGGAATCTATCAGTGGCTCAGACCTAGATGGTCGAGACAGAGATAGCATGGAATCATGGACGGAATCCGAGTCTTTATCAGCAGATTCATCCTCCTCTAACCAGCTACTTGTTAAAGCTAAAGAAGAGAAGCTTCCCCGCCAAAAGCCAGTAGTGAAAGGGAAA GCTAAGGTGAAGGAGAAGGCTGTGCTCGGTGACGTGTTCGCAAAATATGGGTCCAGAGAAGCTGCTTTGGCTTCAAAGGGAGATAGCTAA